A stretch of the Candidatus Bandiella numerosa genome encodes the following:
- the hflC gene encoding protease modulator HflC — MMRKVQSGLLIAFIIMLFLVANSIYVLDQRKIAIIIQFGEVINEVVEPGLKVKLPLVQDVKFFDKRIQNLTFKMSENSEVVAFDQKTMKVDAYAKYKIVNPKSFYEAVQDDYKFRVRLESIIESGIREVIGRVKFIEILGSKRNKIREDVIDIVNENVRSFGVDIVDVRLIRVNLPDKARNAVYERMITERQKEAKEIRAIGHQESEIIKAKSDKERTILIAEANKEAEIIKGQGDAEAINIYAQAYSKDRDFYEYYKSLDIYKNLFNENSSLVLSSDNKFLKYFNN, encoded by the coding sequence ATGATGAGAAAAGTTCAAAGTGGGTTGCTTATTGCGTTTATAATAATGCTTTTTCTTGTAGCTAATTCAATTTATGTCTTAGATCAAAGGAAGATAGCAATTATTATACAGTTTGGTGAAGTAATTAATGAGGTAGTAGAGCCTGGATTAAAAGTTAAATTACCACTAGTTCAAGATGTGAAATTTTTTGACAAGAGGATACAAAATTTAACGTTTAAAATGAGTGAGAACAGTGAGGTTGTTGCCTTTGATCAAAAGACAATGAAGGTGGATGCATATGCAAAATATAAAATAGTTAATCCAAAAAGTTTTTATGAAGCAGTGCAGGATGATTATAAATTCAGAGTTAGATTAGAATCTATAATTGAATCTGGAATTAGAGAAGTAATTGGTAGGGTAAAATTTATTGAAATTTTGGGTTCTAAGAGAAATAAAATCAGAGAAGATGTAATTGATATAGTAAATGAAAACGTCAGAAGTTTTGGAGTTGATATTGTTGATGTTAGGCTTATTAGGGTCAATTTACCAGATAAAGCTAGAAATGCTGTTTATGAAAGGATGATAACAGAAAGGCAGAAAGAAGCTAAAGAAATTAGGGCAATAGGACATCAGGAGAGTGAAATTATCAAGGCTAAATCTGACAAAGAGAGGACAATTCTTATTGCAGAAGCGAATAAAGAAGCAGAAATTATTAAAGGGCAGGGTGATGCTGAAGCCATTAACATATATGCGCAAGCATATAGTAAGGATAGAGATTTTTATGAATATTACAAATCATTAGACATATACAAGAATTTATTTAATGAAAATTCATCTTTAGTACTTTCGTCAGATAATAAATTTTTAAAGTATTTTAATAATTAG
- a CDS encoding prepilin peptidase, translating to MLDIINYIIAGYFGLIIGNFATSFYFRVPRNIPLMGFNYANPIPPRCSTCNHYLKLKEYIPIFGYIFCKGRCNHCSSKIDFSYFIIEILSLFLSLFCYYSFSFLDWYIIFVLYGIVSLMMSLNLNFSHEVNIKFLIFNIFLAIIYKTLLNLTVYDWVFKIAICSIFYTLYMNISNRNSLGGINLELLKIFSVAFFWFDLNLMISYALLMILIYFMYVKFNMKFAKYLYSSSYVLIFFMTIINHLITSQW from the coding sequence ATGCTGGATATCATTAATTATATAATAGCGGGATACTTTGGATTAATAATAGGTAATTTTGCAACGTCTTTTTACTTTAGAGTTCCAAGAAACATTCCACTGATGGGTTTTAATTACGCAAACCCTATCCCTCCTAGATGTTCAACGTGTAACCATTATTTAAAATTGAAAGAATACATTCCAATTTTTGGATATATTTTTTGTAAAGGTAGGTGTAATCATTGTAGTTCAAAAATTGATTTTAGTTATTTTATTATTGAAATTCTCTCATTATTTTTGTCTTTATTTTGCTACTATAGCTTTAGCTTCCTTGATTGGTATATAATTTTTGTCCTATATGGAATAGTATCTCTAATGATGTCTTTAAACCTTAATTTTAGCCATGAGGTAAATATTAAATTTTTAATATTTAATATTTTTTTAGCGATAATATATAAAACGCTATTAAATTTAACAGTTTATGATTGGGTTTTTAAAATAGCCATTTGCTCAATTTTTTATACATTGTATATGAATATATCCAATAGAAATAGTTTAGGTGGTATAAATCTGGAATTGTTGAAAATTTTTTCGGTGGCATTCTTTTGGTTTGATTTGAATTTGATGATATCATATGCTCTACTGATGATATTAATCTATTTTATGTATGTTAAATTCAATATGAAATTTGCTAAATATCTATATTCTAGTAGTTATGTATTAATATTCTTTATGACAATAATTAATCATTTGATAACGTCGCAATGGTAG
- the hflK gene encoding FtsH protease activity modulator HflK: MIDNPWGSNLDNKNSENEDNNTKESLKKTQEKIIGYINFNNKKKGSHFGMIYVALVLLALIWLSTGFFTVDTDEEGIIMRFGKYSREVKPGLNYKLPSPIETVEKVSVTRIKKDIIGKITDPIGVSKTNYLGVDDSKQNENDLSYPKESQMLTGDENIIDMHFYVQWKIMNAKNYLFNIKDGTSENIVKSAAESVMRQVISEVTLSEALSEKRLLIEQDVKNGLQKIMDSYGSGIEIVSVGILYSYVGPEVRDAYRDVQSAKADRERFINQAQAYRNEIIPKAKGEGATLVEKALAYKESTISKAYGEATKFNEIFKAYSVDKDITKKRMYLDTMEKVYQDTNKIIIDKDISKGILPFLPLNKMDNK, from the coding sequence ATGATAGATAATCCTTGGGGTAGTAATTTGGATAATAAAAATTCTGAAAATGAAGATAATAATACAAAAGAGTCACTAAAAAAGACTCAAGAAAAGATCATAGGTTATATTAATTTTAACAATAAAAAGAAAGGTAGTCATTTTGGAATGATATATGTGGCTTTAGTATTGTTAGCATTAATATGGCTCTCAACAGGATTTTTTACTGTAGATACGGATGAGGAGGGGATAATAATGAGATTCGGTAAATATAGTAGAGAGGTAAAGCCTGGTCTAAATTATAAATTACCAAGTCCTATTGAAACGGTTGAAAAAGTAAGTGTAACTAGGATTAAAAAGGATATTATTGGCAAAATTACTGATCCAATTGGAGTTTCCAAGACTAATTATTTAGGCGTAGATGATTCGAAGCAAAATGAAAATGATTTAAGTTATCCTAAAGAAAGTCAGATGCTGACTGGAGATGAAAACATAATTGATATGCATTTTTATGTACAGTGGAAGATTATGAATGCAAAAAATTATTTATTCAATATAAAGGATGGCACAAGTGAGAATATTGTTAAAAGTGCTGCTGAAAGTGTAATGAGGCAGGTAATTAGTGAGGTAACGCTATCAGAAGCATTATCTGAAAAAAGGCTGCTAATTGAGCAGGATGTTAAAAATGGATTGCAAAAGATAATGGATTCATATGGTTCTGGGATTGAAATTGTTAGTGTGGGGATTTTATATAGTTATGTTGGGCCAGAAGTAAGGGATGCATACCGTGATGTACAATCAGCAAAGGCTGATAGAGAAAGATTTATCAATCAAGCGCAAGCCTATAGGAATGAGATTATACCAAAAGCTAAAGGTGAGGGTGCTACATTGGTTGAAAAAGCCCTAGCATATAAAGAATCTACCATATCTAAGGCTTATGGTGAGGCAACTAAGTTTAATGAAATTTTCAAAGCTTACTCGGTTGATAAAGACATTACGAAAAAAAGAATGTATTTAGATACAATGGAAAAAGTTTATCAAGATACTAATAAAATTATTATTGATAAAGATATATCCAAAGGTATATTGCCATTTTTACCGCTTAATAAGATGGATAACAAATAA
- a CDS encoding D-alanine--D-alanine ligase family protein: MKKLKIGVLFGGLSAEHEVSIKSAISIIKNLNVAKYFIIPIYIDTDGKWHYINLNSLVNESEIDLAHHITKCINQIKCQENYNYNCIKPVDFNEINQSVDVLFPIIHGKTGEDGILQGFFELLDIPYVSSNILSSSITMDKEFTKMILKGSGTLVAPYISIKEYQYGNEEKKSNFIQYISQNFSYPLFVKPANGGSSIGIEKVKQFDDLVGSIENAFKYDNKILVEQGILGKEIEVSVLENIDDYDKPIISYPGELIPKDEFYSYKAKYIMKDGAKFQIPAILDDPIVNIIREKAGEIFKILECNCLARVDFFLETKSNRLFFSEINTLPGFTEISLYPKLLDHYGIKYKDLLDKLIALSLKKHKLSRLKNKNSIDILSSIKLN; encoded by the coding sequence ATGAAAAAATTAAAAATTGGTGTTTTATTTGGTGGTTTGTCCGCTGAGCATGAAGTTTCAATAAAATCAGCAATTTCTATAATTAAAAACCTTAATGTAGCTAAATATTTTATTATTCCTATATATATTGATACTGATGGTAAGTGGCATTATATAAATTTGAACTCATTAGTAAATGAGTCAGAGATTGACTTAGCTCATCATATTACAAAGTGTATAAACCAGATTAAGTGCCAAGAAAATTATAATTATAATTGCATTAAGCCTGTAGATTTCAATGAAATAAATCAATCAGTTGATGTGCTTTTCCCTATTATACATGGAAAAACCGGAGAGGATGGTATACTGCAAGGTTTTTTTGAGTTGCTAGATATCCCATATGTGAGCTCAAATATTTTGAGCTCATCAATTACAATGGATAAGGAATTTACTAAAATGATACTAAAAGGGAGCGGTACCTTGGTTGCACCATATATTAGTATTAAAGAGTATCAGTATGGCAATGAAGAAAAGAAGAGCAATTTTATTCAATATATCAGTCAAAATTTTTCTTATCCTCTTTTTGTTAAACCTGCAAATGGAGGTTCTAGTATTGGTATTGAAAAGGTAAAGCAATTTGATGACCTAGTGGGTAGTATTGAAAATGCCTTTAAATATGACAATAAAATTTTAGTTGAACAAGGGATTTTGGGTAAAGAAATAGAAGTATCTGTACTCGAAAACATTGATGATTATGACAAACCTATAATCAGTTATCCTGGAGAGTTAATTCCAAAAGATGAGTTTTACAGCTACAAAGCTAAATATATAATGAAGGATGGTGCAAAATTTCAAATTCCTGCAATATTAGATGATCCTATAGTAAATATTATTAGAGAAAAAGCTGGAGAAATTTTTAAAATTTTAGAATGTAATTGTCTTGCAAGGGTAGATTTTTTTCTTGAAACTAAAAGCAATAGATTATTTTTTAGTGAGATAAACACACTTCCTGGATTTACAGAAATTAGTCTATATCCTAAATTATTAGATCATTATGGAATCAAATATAAAGATTTACTAGACAAATTAATCGCACTATCACTAAAGAAGCATAAACTTAGTAGGCTAAAAAATAAAAATTCTATTGATATTTTGAGCTCTATCAAATTAAATTAG
- the virB9 gene encoding P-type conjugative transfer protein VirB9, giving the protein MKNKYLRSLFVFLLFLNISIYSNATVMPRSMGGEDRIKIINYVPNAVFRYIGHYYYQTIIEFSLDEEIQTITMGTPTPWQIIPAGNRIFLKPIEDDATTNMTVITNKRMYFFEMHAKNADSINDPDLAFIIKFVYPSETNYSSIKNVESNSGPDLTKPELYNFEYKISGSAVNIEPTQIFDDGRFTYLKFREINAELPAVFFVNNDGSEALVNYRVEKGYIVIERVASRYTLRHGNDVICVFNEKPLLRNNSSIKK; this is encoded by the coding sequence ATGAAAAATAAATACTTAAGAAGTCTTTTTGTTTTCCTGTTGTTTTTAAATATTAGTATTTATAGTAATGCAACTGTGATGCCTAGATCAATGGGAGGGGAGGATAGGATCAAAATAATTAACTACGTACCAAACGCGGTTTTTAGGTATATTGGTCATTATTATTATCAAACCATTATAGAGTTTTCTCTTGATGAGGAAATTCAGACTATAACTATGGGCACCCCTACTCCTTGGCAAATTATTCCTGCTGGAAATAGAATTTTTCTTAAACCGATTGAAGATGATGCAACTACAAATATGACTGTAATTACAAATAAAAGAATGTATTTTTTTGAAATGCATGCCAAGAATGCAGACAGTATAAATGATCCTGATTTGGCATTTATTATAAAATTTGTATATCCTAGTGAGACGAATTATTCCTCAATAAAAAATGTAGAAAGTAACAGTGGACCTGATTTAACGAAGCCAGAGTTATATAATTTTGAGTATAAGATTAGTGGTAGTGCGGTGAACATTGAACCAACCCAAATCTTTGATGATGGCAGATTTACGTATCTGAAATTCAGGGAGATAAATGCGGAATTGCCTGCTGTATTTTTTGTGAATAATGATGGGAGTGAAGCTCTTGTAAATTACAGAGTTGAAAAAGGATATATTGTAATAGAAAGGGTGGCAAGTAGATATACATTAAGGCATGGCAATGATGTAATATGTGTTTTCAATGAAAAGCCATTACTTCGTAATAATAGTAGTATAAAAAAATAG